CCGGATGCGGCTGCCGTCCTGCCGCCGGTCCCTTGCGGATACGCCAGGCCTGCACCCCCATCAGGATCACGAAGAGCAGGAGTACGACGCCGATCGCCTTCTGCAGCGCCGGGTCGTCGGGTCCGGTGAACAGCGGGGCGCCGACCGGCACGCGGGTGAAGGTCTCGTTGAGGCCGGGGATCATGTGGCAGAACAGCGTGAAGCTGTAGCCCAGCGTGGTCGCATACGGCGACAGGCCGCCGAGGAAACGCGTGCGATGCGCGGCGACGGCGATGGCCAGCGTGACGAGCGTGACGATCGCCAGCACGTGCGCGATGTTGAAGCCGCCGTGGCGGAAGATGCCGAACGCCGTCAGGCAGGTGATCCCGGTGCACCAGACGTAGGTGCGGCCGAGGGTGGACTGGCCGTCGATGCGGCCGTTGCGCAAGAGCAAGGCGTAGCCGGCGACGAGGGCCACCAGCGCGAACGCCGTGTGCACGGCGCCTAGGAGGGTGAGACCGAACATGAATGCTCCCTGCTGAGCCGCGTCCCCGCGGCGGGCCGGAACGCGGCGCGCTCCTGCGGACACCTTAGGGGGTGGGGTCGGGCGCGCGCATCGGTCGGATGGGGGAGGAATCGGGGTGGGATTTCCCGGATCCCTCGATGGCGGCCCGGAGCAGGCTCGTCAGGATCTCCTGCGACCGCCGCTGGCCGTAGCCGCGGCCGTAAGCCTGGGAGGTGATGGCCACCACCATCCGCAGGTGCGGGACGACGTAGATCTTGTTGCCGCCGTTGCCCGACGCGAACCAGACGGGCACGCGGCTGTCGCCGACGGGCAGCGCCTTGAAATACCAGAACCGGCCGTACTGGTCGGCGTAGGGATCCTTGTCCCCGATGGCGACGCGCGGGCGCAGCATGGCCTCGATGCCGCCGGCGCTGACGAGGCGGCGGCCACGGTACTCGCCGCCGCAGCGGACCAGCTCGCCGATCGCGGCCAGCGATCGCGTGCTGAGCCAGAGGTTGCCCTGGCCCTTCGTGTGGCCGGCCACGTCCTTGTCCCAACGCCAGGCGGTGATGCCCAGCGGTTCGAACAAGGCCGGACCGGCGAAGGCGCCGAGGTCCGCGCCGGCCGCCCGGCCGACGACGATCCCGGCGGCATAGGCCGTCAGCGAGTTGTAGCGGTAGGTCGTGCCCGGCGCCTCCTGGCGCGGCGTCGAGAGCGCGAAGGCCACCGGGTCGGACGACTCGTCCATGTGGTCCTCGATGCCGGGCGAGGTGGGGTCCTCGTCGTCCGCCGCGAGGCCGGAGCGCATGGTCAGCAGGTCGTCGACCGTCGCGTCGCCGAGCGCGGAGCCGGCGGCCTCGGGCCAGTACCTGCGCACCGGATCCGACGCGCTGGCGATCGCGCCGCGATCCAGGGCGATCGTCGCGAGCAGCCCGGTGACGCTCTTGCCGGCGGAGCGGATGTCGTTGAGCGAGGCCGCCGTCGCGCCGTTGTAGTAGCGCTCGGCGACGACGCGCCCGTCGCGCAGCACGACGACGCCTTGCAGTGTCTTGTCCTGGTCCTTGCCCGCGTCCGGCTCCCAGGCCGCCAGCGGTGAAGCGAAGTCGGCGCCGCCTCGTGCCGTCGGCGCAGGCGCCTGGCAGGCGGTGATCGCGCTGAGGAGCACAGCGGCCGGCAGCATGCGGGCGAGGCGGGTCAGAACCATGAGGGACAACTCCGGGTGGCGGCGACTGCTCAGCGTCGCATGCTCCCCGCTGCGGCGCGGAAAGTCACGCTGCCCGCGCGCGGCCGAAGACCGGCGGCCGGTCCAGTTGTCCGATCCAGTGTCGATACACGCTCGTCGCCGCACCGCGCAGGCGCGCCAGACGCTCGGGCAGGGCGGCCAGGATCTCGGTCTCGCTCTGCACCGTCACGCCGCGTCCGCGGTCCAGTTCGTCGCGTCCCTGCGCGCACCAGTCGCGCAGGCTCTGCTCGGTCACCTCCAGGTGGCTCTGGAGCCCGATGTGCGGACCCAGCGAGAACCCCTTGTTCAGGCAGTTCGAGCCGAACAGCGTCCGTGTCGCGCCGGCCGGGATCTGGAAGCTGTCGTAGTGCCAGTTGAAGCTCAGCAGCCGGTCTTCGCCACCGAACAGTCCTCGCGCCGCCGGCGTGATCCACAGCTCGCGCCAGCCGATGTCGGGCCGCGGGTTGCGGGCCACGCCCGCGCCCATCGCGCGCGCCAGCTGCTGCGCGCCGAAGCAGTGGCCGAGGATAGGCCGGCTGTGTCGCAGCGCGTCGATCAGCAGGGCCTGCTCCGCGCGGATCCAGGGTCTGCCGTCATTGACGCTGTGGTCGCTGCCCAGCAGCACCAGGCCGCTGAACGCGCCGGCCGTGCGCGGCAGCGTGTCGCCCAGGTCGGGCCGCAGCAGATGCACCGGGACGTCGTGCGCGCGCAGGCACTGGAGCAGGTAACCCGGACCTTGCGCGGGTTCGTGCTGGAGGATCAACACCGGTCTCATTCGAAGGGGCGCGGATCGCGCGCCGTTGTTTCGGTGGGATCAGCGTAGGGCGCGCCACATCAAGGTGAAGGCAAGACCCGGCCCTCGCGTCTCAAGAAGACATCAAGGACCTCGGCCAGCATCATTTCTCGGCCCAGACCGACATGAGTTCCTCGAACTCTCGGGCCAGTCGGTTGTTCTCGGCGACCAGGGCCTCGTTCTCACCTTTCAGGCGGAGCAACTGCTCGTGCGAGCCTGCTTTGATCTGCATCACATCGCGGGGGCCGCGAATCCGTTGGCTGCCCGGGTAAAGGTTGTGCGCCGGATCGAACCAGACCAGGTTGAATGCCGTGTTCCATAGGAACCCGTGCAGCCGCCCCTGGTTTTTCCCCATGCTGACTTCGAAGGCCTGTTGAACGACGTGCAGCGCCTCCTGCTCAGGGTCTGGGGAGGCCCGGTTCCCGCTCAGCATCGTGGCGACGCGGGAAACGATGCGTCGTGGAAATGTGTCGCGACTGCCAGTGTCCGTCTTGAAGATCGCTTTGCACGCAAGGCCGGGAATATGCCGCTTCGACATTTGCTCGACGGTGCACGTCTGGATGGTCTGAAGACACGAGAACAGGCGGACATAGAACTCGGCGTCGAATCCATGCAGGAAGAACAGATCGGTCTCCCAATCGATGAACTCGAATGACACGCGCAGGAGCTGCGGGTTCTGGTTCTGCTTGTAGGCGGCGGTTTGATCGAATCGATGGAAGCTAGCGTTCATCTTCGGGTAGCTGCGTGAGGAAATACTTCCGCATGGCTCCCTTGCTGATGAGCTCGCGGCAGCCCATG
This genomic stretch from Mitsuaria sp. 7 harbors:
- a CDS encoding type 1 glutamine amidotransferase, with the translated sequence MLILQHEPAQGPGYLLQCLRAHDVPVHLLRPDLGDTLPRTAGAFSGLVLLGSDHSVNDGRPWIRAEQALLIDALRHSRPILGHCFGAQQLARAMGAGVARNPRPDIGWRELWITPAARGLFGGEDRLLSFNWHYDSFQIPAGATRTLFGSNCLNKGFSLGPHIGLQSHLEVTEQSLRDWCAQGRDELDRGRGVTVQSETEILAALPERLARLRGAATSVYRHWIGQLDRPPVFGRARAA
- a CDS encoding serine hydrolase, translating into MVLTRLARMLPAAVLLSAITACQAPAPTARGGADFASPLAAWEPDAGKDQDKTLQGVVVLRDGRVVAERYYNGATAASLNDIRSAGKSVTGLLATIALDRGAIASASDPVRRYWPEAAGSALGDATVDDLLTMRSGLAADDEDPTSPGIEDHMDESSDPVAFALSTPRQEAPGTTYRYNSLTAYAAGIVVGRAAGADLGAFAGPALFEPLGITAWRWDKDVAGHTKGQGNLWLSTRSLAAIGELVRCGGEYRGRRLVSAGGIEAMLRPRVAIGDKDPYADQYGRFWYFKALPVGDSRVPVWFASGNGGNKIYVVPHLRMVVAITSQAYGRGYGQRRSQEILTSLLRAAIEGSGKSHPDSSPIRPMRAPDPTP